The region ggaagaagaaaagagggaggccaaagaggaggtttatggatgtggtgagaggggacatgcaggtggctggtgtgacagagggagatgcagaggacaggaagagatggaaacagatgatccactgtggtgacccctaacgggggcagccgaaagtagtagtagtggtagtagtagtagtagtattagtagtagtggtggtagtagtagtagtagtagaatggaATAGAATGGGGGTTTTCCGTCCAGTCCTCAGAGACCCACGGCAGTACTGGTTTTCTATTCTTCaaggtagttaattacattcacctgttggtgccgggtctaaaacctccctgattggTTGACTGGAAAATCTGATGCAACAGCTGAAATTTGATTGGTTTAATAATTATGACAACTCCGGATCTTTTTCCATCCTTTTCTTCCACTCGGTTGCCATTTCAGCCGGACTTCTCCCCCGAAAATCCTTAAAATAAACGGAAACAAAATGGCAACAAATCTTTGTGGTTGTGTGGGACTAGACCCAAAGTACCAGTACTTGCGAATAGAATTGACAATATTTGAGTAATCTCTACTTAATCCTATAATTATTACCCGTATTAGTGAAatgtaaaagtgcaagaatgcTACTTTTTTATCTGCAAGTTGTAACTCTATGCATGCAggtttggattaaaaaaaaaagaagtcatgtTTTAGCAATGAAATGTTGCTCATACTTACAGCCAGTGGGGTGGAGAGTTAGAGAAATAAAAATTTCGTACGTCATATATCCAACTCATATACTTTCCTGACGCTAAAGTAAAGTAACATGGGATATTAGATACAAGCATTTGTCATGCGTTATGAAACTGTACACACCTGTACACATGCTGGCATCTCTAATGGTCCTttatgattttttcccccccagacTTCGTAACTTGGATTCGCCATGTTCTCACCTCTGTGTTTGACTGTGTTGCTTGCAACGGCATGGGCCACCCGTCGTGAGTTCAGTTAGACctgcagagagtgtgtgtgtgtgtgtgtgtgtgtgtgtaagggagaAAGAGTGATTTATGTTCAGAATTAATCTCTTTCGCTTTTAAAATGTTCCTGCATATCTAATGGCATGTAAATACGAGTCTGATGACATCTTAACAAGTTGTGACTCTGtctcattccctctctctgtttAGCTACGGGGCCGTTGTATAGTTTCTCTCCAGCAGTAGGCCATGGCGCTGGTGTCGGCTATGTGCTACAGGGAGACGAACGCATTACTGCCATCAGGGTCTGGGAAAACTTCAACAGTTACATCACTGGGTAAAATACCACTTAAATATAATGCGATCTGCTATGAATCTACTATACCTATAATATATGATTTAGATTATTGCCAATATCATATTATGTATAAGTCTTGCTTAAATTGATATTAGAGTATTTAAAGTCTGCAGCAATCATTTAAATATCAGCTAGTTGTAGTCGTGTttgtgattctctctctctctctctctctctctctctctctctctctctctctctctctctctctctctctctctctctctctctctctctctctcacacacacacacacatacacacgcacgcaaatacacacgcgcacacaaaggCTCCAGGTTCGGTACGGCCAAACCTGGAGCAGTCTGGTCGGTCGGAGACTTGGCAGTATGCAGACCATACAGCTTTTTGAGGGAGAGGCCATCATTCAGTTGTCTGGAAAGTTCCACTCAAGCAACTACATTTACCAGGTCTGAgacagtgtcagtgtgtgtgtgtgtgttcttgttcagctacatTTGtggggaccaatttgagtttaaCTAACCgtaagagtgaggacattttggccgctCCTCATTTCTTCAAGGAGCTATCTTAGGGTTAAGGTAGGAATGTCATGTCATAGGGttaagacttgggtttagggttaagatagGAATTAGAGTTAGAATTAGTTTGAGGTGggtgtccgggcagcgtagcggtctattccattgcctaccaacacggggatcgctggttcgaatgcccgtgttacctccggcttggtcgggcgtccctacaaacacaattggccgtgtgtgcgggtgggaagccggatgtgggtatgtgtcctggtcgctgcaaaaCTCGctgcgaaacttctcactgtcaggtgaaaagaagcggctggtgactccacgtgtatgggaggaggcatgtggtagtctgcagccctccctggatcagcagagggggtggagcagcgaccggggtggctcggaagagaatGAATATAGTCAGTGAGgatcctcacaagtatagaaaaatgaacgtgtttgtgtgtttgtaggtATACCATTTTAGGTGAGTAGTATCTGAAATATGGCTGTTCCTCGACAACAGATCTATTTGACATTGTTGAATCAACTCTAGCTATGAAATATTGACAAATGATTTCCTGGCTTCAAAACGTCGCCAAACGAATACACTGACTAGTTAAAAGCTTTAtttacagcacagcacaacaacaTGATGGGATGTTTAGTGTTTGTTGCTAAATTTCCACACTTCATGATAAATCAGGGGAACGAGACAAATAACTTTAATTAATTGAATTCAACATCGGAATACTTCCAGTGATGTAGTGTCAAATTTGCTCTTTCATTGCAAATACTTTTGGTCAGTTTGTGAGTTAGTAAACCATCACTTTTCATCTTCGCTGCAGGTGAACTTTGTGACCAGCAGAGGACGTTCCTTCACGGTGGGCCAGCCCTTGGGCTTTTCCTTTAACCTCTATCCAAATTACCCAAAGTCTGAGCTCCGATTCCTCAGTGGACGCAAGAACAGCAACGGCATCACTTCCATTGCCGCACATTGGGGAATAGTGGACACTAACAGCAGCCCCCCAAACAGAACGCTCTAATAGATTTGCAGCATTTGCTCATGACTCGGTCAGGATAGCAATACTTATATAAAATATGGACAAGCAACaatgcaatcaatcaatcaatcaatcaatcaatgtgaagtgctttgggtgtctagaaaagccctatataaatgtaatgattattattattattacgtgcAATAATGATTATGAATGGGCATAGGTAGATATTTCAGGTGACAGAAATGAGCAAAATGGGGTTACACTTTACACAAGTTCTTAGATAAGACGTGATTGTCTTCCTGCTAGCTTTCCAATATATACATTCATCAGTCGTTTCAGGAATTTGAAACACCTTAGCCCTTGCAAACTGGACTCAAGTCAACTTTGAAAACCTGTTTTCTATCAGTGTAAGAAGTCAGTTAATTGAATCATATACATGTTAACTGACCTTAAAGAGTTGGGAATACTACCAACCAGTGCTGCAGAATGTTATACTTGTGCAATATCAAAatcttggagaaaaaaaaaagaagaaaaaaagctaaCATTAAACCCAACAAATGCAATGGAGAccatttttttcttctgtttttcctTTGATATTTCTGTGTGTGGCAAAGAAGTGTTGCGTTTACAAGGACGGTTTTCACTGTATCTCCTTATGGTCCATCTTTGGGCCTGGAGCGAGTGCTTGAAGAATGGCTGCTGTGCAGACAACGAGGCTGCAGCACATCTGTGGTGGACAAGGTCGGCCCTCCGGTCTGAACTGAGGTCATCCAGTCCTGCCTGCTGAACCCAGGGGGCAGCACATGACCAGCATATCCACACAGGTGTGGGGGTACCGTCATGGTATTAGAAACGCAATGCTGATGACCAGCGTCACCTGACAAGTGCAGCTATGAGAGGGAGTGACACGGTGATTCTGCCCCGCGCCCATCTGCTATTCATTAAAGGGGTAGTTACCCGATTTTACACATCAGGACCACTTTACTCCTACTGTGGAGCATCACATAACGTGGagggaaaaatttttttttaagctgtctgtgtctctatacACAGATCTCATTACTTTTTACTCACAAATTTATTCGGTACTAAAGGACTATAAGTTTACAGCAAGGCATTGCCACAATTGAAAATTGAAAAAAGTCTGCCTAGATTTCCACTGGGGTACGTGCACTTGTATCTCAGTTGATAATATATGCAGATCAATATATTATGCTGATCACTTGGTTAAGCTGTTATTGTTCCTGCAAAGCACTTTTGTGCTCATATAGTTCGTTTTAGCATTTTAAAACAATGTATATTCTTGTTTTCACAATGTTTTTGCATTAtatatgtattattatttttGAGTTATCtaaatgtttttgtgttttgcattTCTGGGCCACCGTACTTTAGACTAATATCAGAAGATCACTTATCCTGCAGGTGAGCATTTACTCATGGGACTtacaatttaagaaaaaaaatgtaactgAGTAATTCCCCCTGACCGGCTCACAAACAAATGCTTAAGAAACCCAAATGAACATCCCATGCGTTGCTGTCACGGCACAAAGCAACACCGTAATTTAAGTGGTGATATTTTCAGCACTTTCCTTGATTTTTACGTTTCTATGGCTCTCAGTATGATAAAAAGTTGACCCTGGCAGCACTTCAGACAGTTAAAAAGCACTTGAGCACAGATGAGAAAATGATGCTATTTGTGGGTTTGTATCGCCTACAAAGACAAATGACCATGTTTCTAACATGGCTGTGTTATGGATGGGTATAAAGAGTGGGCCCTTGACAGAGGAGGGCATGTGCATATGGAGGTGGGCAATTCACTTTTAATTGAACCCATTTGAAATATCAGTAAGATCGACTGTGTGTAGGAACAAAACATCTGATCTGCAACTTTTCAAGGCACAAATATGAGTAAAATGGCCGTACCGCATCAGGAGTGGTTTCTGCCCTGCTGCGCAACAAGAGGTCAGGAACAGACTCGCCCAAGGTCACAAATCACATTTTTCCTTTTCGATGTCAGTGCATCCTTAAACCTTTTAGTTTGTTATTTACTTGATTAATCATCGCATGCTTCCCACCcccaatagtttttttttctttagatttGTAAGTCGTATCAATTCTAGCACCCCAAATCAATGGGACTGAAAATGAATTGACGCCACTTCAGTTCATATTCAAATCAGTGCACCTTGCTCCCTTTAATACATGACTTTCTGTCGTTGTTGGCTGTGTTGAGTAACTACACTGTAACTACTATTTTGGGATAAGGTGTCCATGACAAGTCCATTCATTAGAAGTTGGAAACCTCTCAGTTCTCACTTGTCTGCAATAACTATAAACTTCAAACCATCGATCAAACAGAATGCAAAGAAAACTTCTAGGATCACATTAGTGATGATGTGAGGATGACAAGGAATAACTTCCTGCTCTCTGTTTTATCAGCAAATGTCTGTGGATGCATGCTTCCCTCTTCAGCGAAGTTTGCTTTCTTGTGTTTAGCTGTGGTCTGGGCCGGCCGCTTGGCAAAACATAAGTCAGGAAACCTTCTGTTGTGTCCCAAAAAGTTGAATCTGGccacaacatttactgagagaaacgtttcatcactcctctaagggacctcttcagtctcaactgactgcaggtatccccacccttacaaaccatacagtggcataacgaccgaaaccaatgatcggtttcatatgcaaatatggaaatgactattaactagagtttcaatggccacatgtactcatgtactattcacagaggcaaccacagcattgtaagatggtgacagatgtactcttagcccccccccaccccccaccccttgttcagggatggtcgttccctcttcacatagatggtctctttgactcccagttcaaaccagcgttcctccctatgaaggatgtgcacatcctcatccttgaaagagtggccactggcctgtagatgggtgtagactgcggagtcctggcctgacgcgttagctctcctatgttgtgccatcctcttggccagcgtctgtttagtttctccaatgtacaaTACAGCAACCCtcttataaggttggggatacctgcagtcagctgagagtgAAGAAGTCAATtagatgatgaaatgtttctcccaataagcgttgtgtccaaatgaactgattcaactttccatgccttccttacctggattattgagcatacatcaagacttTCTGTtgtgtccccccccttttctccccaattgtactcgcccaattaccccactcctccgagccatcccagtcgctgctccaccccctctcctgatctgggaagggccgcagactaccatatgcctcctccgttacatgtggagtcgccggtcgattcttttcacctgacagtgaggagtttcgccagggggacgtagcacgtgggaggatcatgctattctccccagccccccccccgaacaggcgccccgaccgaccagaggaggcgctattgcagcgaccaggacacatatacgtatacatacccacatccggcttcccacccgcagacacggcaagccggaggtaacacgaggattcgaaccgggatcctcaTCTTGGTTGCTGTTGTGTCCTTTCACTTTAACTGTTTGACTTAACTGCTGAAACACGGCATCTAGCAAGAGCCATGCTGAAAGGAGTTTCAGTCAGATTTTGAAGGGGTCAACAAGGTGGGAATGAGAAGGCATAGGACGAGAACTACATATTAGTAGCTACTCAGCAGTACCCAGACATGTCCAACGTGGTCTATTGTTTTCTTTATTCCTGTTTGAAAGACAAAAGATTTGGAAAAGTTGTTGTTTACATTTTGAGCAATGACTGTTCTCGAACAATACATCTCGGCCATTATATGTTACTGTACTCTTGTAGGGTACTTTTTTTTAACAGCTGGGTAAACAAGCCAAAGGCTTATAACGATTTAGGCTGGAGAAAATAAGCCTATTTTACAGAGAATGTATACTGTTGTGAAACCATCGGGAGATTGTAGAGACAGATCAAGGTCCAGAGGATGCATGAATATAAAAGATGCCACCCACCGTTTTGTGCACTCCATTCGCACCAACCCTGGCAGAAACAGACAAGTCACAGAAACGGCTGTAAACATCCTGCGGCCAGGGTCCATTAACGATAGCCATGCTGGCTTGTAATAAACAGAAACCACAGTGACCCCGGTCACCcctgctgtactgtacatgtgcacGTCTGCCAGTATTTCTCTTCACCCTCTAATATACATGCAGCCCAATTCATTTGAAACAACCGAGGTTTCTCCACTGCAAAAGCGGTGGCAGAGTACTCCCTGTTCCTCCCTCGTCACCCAGTTATACAGTATAGAGGGATTATTTGCTGTCAAACACCGGGGATGCGCGCGCAGCTTGGCTGCAGGAAGAACGTTACCCGACCGTTGATTACCGTTTCGGCTTGGTATGAAGACGGCTAGCGAACTTCCGATACGTTACAACGGTTTGAGtttagttttaaaatgttttccgcCTACTACAGCAGCTTGTCACCCAGTGATAAGACCAGTTATGCTACGAAATTAACTTTGGTGAATGGGATactgttgtgttgctaagggaccactcgaagacacacgtctgttagcatacgcttctttacttcaacaaccccacgtcacactccttcgcCCCTCTtgcagtcacttacatcctatcttgtcctctagctccccctactgtcctccaactgcatcaactcaagacgtcaCAGATACGTCTTGGAGACCCATATGCTTTAGGCGCAGGTCAGTGGATTAATGACGAGACAAAATGTCCCAGTCTTCAGTGGCCAACTATTCACGAATACCTAATCGACACATCAAGTCTTTATTCCCGGGAGAACTTGAACGCGTACACGTCTCTGGATGCATACAACTATGTTACTAGCGGTCATGTCCAGGACATACTATTTCATGATTACAAAGCTGAAAACGTTGTAGTTCTGAGGACTGAGGTGCTGCCTAGCCAAGGACCGGGCAAGAATACGGATATGTACAAGGTCTGGGTTGTTGTGAACAAGAGAAATGACTGTATTCTGACCGCGAACTACACCTGTGTGGCTGGGTATGTAACTTAAGTTAATTTACTAAACACTCTTAGCTTGCCATTACTATTTAACCTCTTCAGTCACTGTCGTTAATGTAGTAAACAAAATTTCACTGCtcatttgctgcaattacagctgtgcCTGCGGGCATATCTAGCCTGAACACCATTTAAACCAATGTGTGTAACACATGAGATTGCTAGGAACTAATCTCTATACTGTTTTCTTGCAGCTTGGGGTCATGCTGCAGGCATGCTGCTGCACCTATGCTCAGAGTTGAGCTGTGGGTCAGATATGGAAATATCGAGAAGTCTTGTACCTCAGGGACAAACAAGTGGCTCCTCGCATCCAAAAGAGAGGTGCAGCCAGACAGACTGAGTGAAATCGTGTATGCACAGTAAGAGCCGAGACAGCCAAAAAGAATTTAGTCAAACAGGTAATGCACTACGACGACAAAGACTTGTTCCCATGTATATGCAATAGATTGGGGAAGAAAGAATAAAGACACAGCCAGAAAACGATACACAGCAGCAATGAAAGCACAAAATCAAAACTTCGACGTGAAACTCTTGTTGTGCGTCCAGACAAACTGCATCTTGGGGCATCACCAGATGGAATGGCAAGCTGTACCTGCTGTGGGAGAGGAACTGTGGAAATTAAGTGCCCATACAAATACCGcgatggtctgacaggaagcagtaAGGACACACAGTTTTACTTAGACAGATCACTACACCTCAAGAACCACGAATACTACCACCAAGTTCAGCTTCACATGTTTGTATGTGACGTCCAGTACGGCGACTTTGTGGTTTGGACGGAGCAGGATGTAATTATCACTCGCTTAGCCAGAGATGAAGAAATGCTGCAAACAGTCCTTCCTGCCTATTGCTGAACAGTTACTCAAACCAAGTGTTTTGCTTGAGCTCTTAACCCGCAGCGTGGACCCAAACATACAAGCACCTGCAGTCTGCTCCCACTGTGAAAGGCCAGAGTTCGGAGAGATGACCACCTGTGCAAAGTGCAAGAACCATTTCCACTACGAACGTGCAAAAATCAAAAGAAAGGTTGTGGATTGGCATTGtgaacagtgcaaaaaaaaaaagaagtcaaaaAGATGTACTGTGAAACAAGTCATTTAATGCAGTAATACGTTGGCATTGCCTGTAGTTTTATTTTACATTAAAACAACTGAATGTTGAATAAATCTCAATAATAACATTTTTTACAATAAGTGTGCATcttgtaaaaaaaaccaaaactattACCTCATGTCACTGCTGCTGTACCTGCACATAAACGTATAAAAACCTTTAACCTTGAAATTTATCTTTGACCCTACATACCTCAAAATGTAGATTATAATTTCATGGATCCTTTATCAAAACATTGACAAGTTATTTTCTAGGGACTATACATTTACAAAGGTTTGTTAACGCTGCACACACAATCACCATGTCATCTAAGAGGTCTACCTGTGTGAGTGGAATAACAGTTGTCAGAATTTGGAAATTCTTCCATCTCCCTATTACTCTTTCAATGTGTATTCTCACGTTAGATAAACGCCTTGACGTTCCACTTGAGCAGAAAGCTGCTTTTCACCTTTGGTAAAGCGAGGGATTCTAAGGGTGGCACCGCGTATGGCAAGCTCGTCTCTGGGGGTAAAACCACGATCTGCTAGTATCGATCTGGTCTGATGGTATAACCACGATCTGCTAGTATCGATCTGCTccgatggtaaaaccatgatctgCTCATCATTTACTTCTAGGTAATAAAATCCAAACTCAGTTGTAAGttgttcatcagaaacaccaaccAAAGACGTCTCTGGTTAGCCTTAAAAGGGGTGCAAGTTGTGGTCCGCGGTGGTATAGCGGTCTAAGCATAGACTTTGTGTCGATGcacttgcccactggggaccggggttcgcgccccggtctcgtcagatccgactatggccgaactcgatgaagcagcaataataggcaacgctgtcttcgggaggggggcggagtcggcttgtgtgcgTCACATGCatgcgtctccgtgtgtgtcggaaaaagcagtggttcggtctgaattcgccttgtcatggaagtggcgaggcgtctccttcgagactgccggccggagagatgcagttggcgaactgaTAAGAAATGCACATTTTGATTCTGCCtgttccctgagagcaggataagcggttaagacgatggatggatggttcctaAATAAAATTCAATCGCGCTAAATTTCGCTTCAATTTctgtggtggcggcggcggcgttatgcggcttccgtagtttccgcctccgcaagttaaatgcgcgccatcatggaccagaaCAAGCGGCGGTCTGGCACAGTGCAACCAacgcctgtggcaaaattatttcgtgcaagggaggatgcacaacaaatatggcgcaacaccttcgcctacacggtgtacaaattaaccagtgtaccgtgtttgacacgtGGCGCCgatctccatctcctgcctcggcgtcctctGCAGCCAACCCCGAGCAAGCAGCACCACGTCGCAATTGGGTGAGTGAAGATTAATAATGTTTGTTTTATTCGCATCAGCGAGACAGCAAGCAACTTATACCTgtaaactgtatgcaaatactgaaatgtgtttttttttcctgtgctgAACGCTCGCGTATACAGCCTAAGAAGGATATGCTAATTTTTttaaacaagaactgtttctaatttaaggagtgtaatacctggtagtccggaccagggtgtgactgtgtctttattttttttcatcttcatgtaggaagacagttgttgtaaatgtaaatataaagaatgagacattcacatgaatgatccgtGGCTTGTATACAGTTTTTAAAATAGATTTTTCTTCTGGGAAAGAAGcacgtgacctgttttgaccccgcctctcaaagaaccagaatcggaatcagaatagttaaaatccaaacgattgttgcaagtgtaggtgcatataaataacagacagagtcgggctgtgtcgcttagtaacgtgtattcaccggctgtgcccataacgcaactggggcatgttacacagggcaagtatacatcaatcagtgcccccagggggagctgttggctgcataacattaccctacaacaggggtcgggaacctttttgactgggagagccataaaagccaaatatttctaaatatatttcattgagagccatatagtatttttaacgtataataaattaaatatgtcttacttttaatgcgacttctggtgctgcatggttttactgatggccttgtagtctggttcatacgtggtgaggttgagcttcatgcaggcgttgaggcttccatcagttaaacgtgagcgtaggttggtcttaatgttcctcatatgcgagaaagactgttcacatgcatatgtagagccaaacatggtcaatacggcaatactcacacgctgcattgtgtggtatgtcacaggaagctcgttccaagttttaagaatcagctggtcttcaggttgaagatttttaatttctgtccacttgtgttccctcgccagctctgctcgctgtcgcgcaagactttccaactctccattaagtgacttgaacttactcatccacatgtctgatgccttcaggtcagcaacttccagctcaaagtctccgatagagaccccggggatgcatgtcaggtcgattttgtccactgcacactcatgtggatgagtgatgaacttgaaaagaccagtgcgcgcacgaaattctccaaaacgtgctttgaatgactgcaggagattgaacgtaaagccagctagctgctggagatccagatgttgagtggagtcacttgctaagcatgcatctctaaattgttgcagtctttcaaagtgcagaagacgacctgtttcaatgtccctgagaaagacttccagcttgctttcaaatgcaaacactgcttgttgaagggatgagattgtatttccaataccttgcattttcacattgagctggttcagatggccagttatgtccacgagatagtgaaactgcaggagctagtcagtgttgtctagctcaggatgcttgacgcctttcatttcaagaaaagtccggatttcactcaggcaagctgcaaaacggctgagcaccttcccccttgacaaccaacgcacgttgctgtgtaaaagcagaccgggataatgattcccaacttcttctaacagagctttaaactggcgatcatttaaagctcgggcaacaataaagttgaccactcgaatgaccagcgacatcacctcaccaagctcctggccacacgtctgagcgcaaagcgcctcctggtgcaggatgcaatgaacacttaggatggctctcttttcatgttcacggagaagcgctacaaatcctttgttcttccccaacatacagggtgcaccgtcagtacagacagaaataagtttatccatcggtagttttttttctttagcaaactccatgaaagacatgaataaatcctctcctcttgttgtccctttcattggcaaaacagccaagctttcctcacgcagtgtgtcacctgcagcatacctggcaatgatactgcactgagatagatggctaacgtctgttgactcatctaacgcgagagaaaagtatgtcccggcgtttatgtccttaatttgtgtttcctcgacttgatttgccatcatgatgctacgatcgtgcacagttcttgctgacaggggcatgtcttttattcgtttgattatcttgtctttatttgggaagtcatcaaacagttcattggccacatcaagcatgaat is a window of Lampris incognitus isolate fLamInc1 chromosome 9, fLamInc1.hap2, whole genome shotgun sequence DNA encoding:
- the LOC130118392 gene encoding zymogen granule membrane protein 16-like, which produces MFSPLCLTVLLATAWATRPTGPLYSFSPAVGHGAGVGYVLQGDERITAIRVWENFNSYITGLQVRYGQTWSSLVGRRLGSMQTIQLFEGEAIIQLSGKFHSSNYIYQVNFVTSRGRSFTVGQPLGFSFNLYPNYPKSELRFLSGRKNSNGITSIAAHWGIVDTNSSPPNRTL